The following proteins are encoded in a genomic region of Mycolicibacterium confluentis:
- the msrB gene encoding peptide-methionine (R)-S-oxide reductase MsrB has protein sequence MSPSPLPPPKIALTDDEWREKLTPEEFAVLRRGGTERPGVGEYTDTHTEGVYQCRACGAELFRSTEKFDSHCGWPSFFDPTHSDAVILRPDDSHGMRRVEVLCATCHSHLGHVFTGEGYLTPTDQRYCINSISLRLVPKP, from the coding sequence ATGAGCCCCTCTCCCCTGCCGCCGCCCAAGATTGCGCTCACCGACGACGAGTGGCGCGAGAAGCTCACGCCTGAGGAGTTCGCGGTGCTGCGCCGGGGGGGAACGGAGCGCCCGGGGGTCGGCGAGTACACCGACACCCACACCGAGGGCGTCTACCAGTGCAGGGCGTGCGGGGCCGAATTGTTCCGCAGCACAGAGAAATTCGATTCGCACTGCGGTTGGCCGTCGTTCTTCGACCCGACCCACTCAGATGCGGTGATCCTGCGGCCCGACGACTCGCACGGCATGCGTCGCGTCGAGGTGCTGTGCGCGACGTGCCACAGCCACCTCGGGCACGTGTTCACCGGCGAGGGGTATCTGACGCCCACGGACCAGCGCTACTGCATCAACTCGATCTCGCTGAGGCTGGTGCCCAAGCCTTAG
- a CDS encoding GNAT family N-acetyltransferase — MDQRVTVTAATDSDLDELAAVAAQTFPLACPPAVSHENVAAFIAQNLTADRFATYLRDPERAVLIATVDGRIVGYAMMIRGVPDDPVVQEAVTVRPAVELSKMYVLPDAHGSAVAAELMTAAVQRATEDGAAAVWLGVNQNNRRAQRFYAKHGFSVSGTKTFLLGTHLENDYVMLRVLA; from the coding sequence TTGGACCAGCGGGTAACCGTCACTGCTGCCACGGATTCCGATCTCGACGAGCTGGCTGCCGTTGCAGCACAGACCTTTCCGTTGGCCTGCCCGCCCGCGGTGTCGCACGAGAACGTCGCGGCGTTCATCGCGCAGAATCTGACGGCGGACCGGTTCGCCACCTACCTTCGCGACCCGGAGCGCGCGGTGCTGATCGCAACGGTCGATGGCCGAATCGTCGGCTACGCCATGATGATTCGTGGTGTTCCCGACGATCCGGTGGTTCAGGAGGCCGTCACCGTACGGCCCGCCGTGGAGCTGTCGAAGATGTACGTGCTGCCCGACGCGCACGGCTCAGCGGTGGCCGCGGAACTGATGACCGCAGCCGTGCAGCGTGCCACTGAGGACGGCGCCGCCGCGGTGTGGCTCGGGGTGAACCAGAACAACCGACGGGCACAGCGCTTCTACGCCAAGCACGGCTTCAGCGTCAGCGGCACCAAGACGTTTCTGCTCGGCACGCATCTCGAGAACGACTACGTGATGCTGCGGGTGCTGGCATAG
- the aftC gene encoding arabinofuranan 3-O-arabinosyltransferase, with amino-acid sequence MTEAESTPTGLRSALLAPFRPRTSAPSTATVLRSILWPIAIMSVFHRSYVLATNGYITDDFGPVYRAVSNFRRGLDIYNEHFDHVDPHYLYPPGGTLLLAPFGFLPVDASRYWFIAINTLAIILAAYVLLRLFKFSLTSVAAPAVLLAMFLTESVTSTLVYTNINGCILAAGALFFLWSLDGRRSREWLAGVAIGLTLVVKPSLAPLLLLPVLNRQWRPLVGAFGVPLVFNVAAWPLVADPWGFVKNTVPYILTTRDYFNSSIQGNGIYYGLPGWLILGLRILFLLLAIGSMYLLYRYYRTRDPLFWMLTSSGVLLTASYLVLSLGQGYYSMMLFPFIMTVVLPNSVLRNWPAWLAIYGFLTMDRYLMWHWPTTGRFLEYMKITYGWSLLLIVVFCVLYFRYLDAKQDGRLDEGIDPPWMTQEKQRASVDR; translated from the coding sequence GTGACGGAAGCTGAATCGACCCCCACAGGCCTGCGCAGCGCCCTGCTCGCGCCGTTCCGCCCACGCACCAGTGCGCCGAGCACCGCGACCGTGCTGCGCTCGATTCTGTGGCCGATCGCGATCATGTCGGTCTTCCACCGCAGCTATGTTCTGGCCACCAACGGCTACATCACCGACGACTTCGGCCCGGTGTACCGCGCTGTCAGCAACTTCCGCCGCGGCCTCGACATCTACAACGAGCACTTCGACCACGTCGACCCGCACTACCTGTATCCGCCGGGCGGCACGCTGCTGCTGGCACCGTTCGGCTTCCTGCCCGTCGACGCCTCGCGGTACTGGTTCATCGCGATCAACACGCTGGCCATCATTCTGGCCGCCTACGTTCTGCTGCGGCTGTTCAAGTTCTCGCTGACCTCGGTCGCGGCCCCGGCCGTGCTGCTGGCCATGTTTCTCACCGAGTCGGTGACCAGCACCCTCGTCTACACCAACATCAACGGCTGCATTCTGGCGGCCGGGGCACTGTTCTTTCTGTGGTCGCTGGACGGCCGGCGCAGCCGAGAATGGCTGGCCGGTGTGGCGATCGGCCTGACGCTGGTGGTGAAACCCTCGCTGGCTCCTCTGCTGCTGCTGCCCGTGCTGAACCGACAGTGGCGACCCCTGGTGGGCGCGTTCGGTGTGCCCTTGGTGTTCAACGTCGCGGCCTGGCCCCTGGTGGCCGACCCGTGGGGCTTCGTCAAGAACACCGTGCCCTACATCCTGACCACGCGGGACTACTTCAACTCGTCGATCCAGGGCAACGGCATCTACTACGGGCTGCCGGGCTGGCTGATCCTGGGGCTGCGAATCCTGTTCCTGCTGTTGGCAATCGGCAGCATGTACCTGCTCTACCGGTACTACCGGACCCGCGATCCGCTGTTCTGGATGCTCACGTCCTCGGGCGTTCTTCTGACGGCGTCCTATCTGGTGCTGTCCCTGGGCCAGGGCTACTACTCGATGATGCTGTTCCCCTTCATCATGACGGTGGTGCTGCCCAACTCCGTGCTGCGCAACTGGCCGGCCTGGCTGGCGATCTACGGGTTCCTGACGATGGACCGCTACCTGATGTGGCACTGGCCGACGACCGGTCGGTTCCTGGAGTACATGAAGATCACCTACGGCTGGTCGCTGCTGCTGATCGTCGTGTTCTGTGTGCTGTACTTCCGCTACCTCGACGCCAAGCAGGACGGCCGATTGGATGAAGGCATTGATCCGCCATGGATGACGCAGGAGAAACAGCGCGCTAGCGTAGACCGATGA
- a CDS encoding DUF1942 domain-containing protein yields the protein MRRWFTTLLTVVATLALSGITVGAMPTAVAADSPIGRLGDTLRVQDGDLIADVTVLSLEPSEVPPGFGYPPRPPRQQVWKAKVAVQAVQVPNPYAMAVSFQFSGVTPTGDAYQPRNSDAPEALQYGLQNAPQGSAVGGFVYWDCYRDLVSNIVLTNKKTGQRLAQWNV from the coding sequence ATGCGTCGTTGGTTCACCACCCTGCTGACAGTCGTCGCGACTCTCGCGTTGAGCGGCATCACCGTCGGCGCGATGCCGACCGCGGTTGCGGCCGACAGCCCGATCGGTCGACTCGGCGACACGTTGCGGGTCCAGGACGGCGACCTGATCGCCGACGTCACGGTGTTGAGCCTGGAGCCCTCCGAGGTCCCGCCCGGGTTCGGCTATCCCCCGCGCCCGCCGCGCCAGCAGGTGTGGAAGGCCAAGGTCGCCGTCCAGGCCGTGCAGGTGCCCAATCCGTACGCCATGGCGGTGTCGTTTCAGTTCAGCGGTGTGACGCCGACGGGCGACGCCTATCAGCCGCGCAACAGCGACGCTCCCGAGGCTCTGCAGTACGGACTGCAGAACGCGCCGCAGGGATCGGCAGTGGGCGGTTTCGTGTACTGGGACTGCTACCGCGACCTGGTGTCCAACATCGTCCTGACGAACAAGAAGACCGGCCAGCGGCTGGCACAGTGGAACGTCTGA
- a CDS encoding alpha/beta fold hydrolase encodes MSRQAQFATLLVAATTLLAGCAPIIGADPRYATDRSHGDHDAAPTSEAPSGPAPIAAPKADLAWQDCTDRVFGDAGVRGAPGVTLECADYDADLDPINGATGSLRIGVVRARSEETPADAGPVVFTSGTDMASSHQLPVWVTGAGADILKTNPVVAVDRRGLGTSSAVDCRDLYDRQEMRDQAQFEPGDDPVANLGAVTLTATTSCTDIIAPGDSAYDSAHAAEDLERLRSIWDVPALALVGVGNGAQIAMAYAGSHPDKVSRLVLDSPLPPAISAEATAEQRVKGQQAALDAFAAQCAAVNCPLGPDAKAAVGSLLSAARNGNGPGGASVAALTNAIVFALGFPDGDRIASTNALARTLAEARSGDAGPLLDLIGRAEALRDTDGQFINRCSDSLNRPTPDRVRELVVAWPKLYPQFGVVGALDLVKCLNWPSGSAPQDPKNLKIDVLLLGVQNDPIVGSEGVAATAATIINAGATSKRVMWQGIGHGASIYSTCAVPPLLSYLDSGRAPSTDTYCPA; translated from the coding sequence ATGAGTCGGCAGGCCCAGTTCGCCACGCTCCTTGTCGCGGCGACAACACTTCTGGCGGGCTGCGCCCCCATCATCGGCGCCGACCCGCGCTACGCCACCGACCGGAGCCACGGCGACCACGACGCCGCACCCACCAGCGAGGCACCTTCGGGACCGGCTCCGATCGCGGCCCCGAAGGCCGATCTGGCCTGGCAGGACTGCACCGACCGGGTCTTCGGCGACGCCGGGGTGCGCGGCGCTCCCGGGGTGACGCTCGAATGCGCCGACTATGACGCAGACCTCGACCCGATCAACGGTGCCACCGGGTCCCTGCGTATCGGCGTGGTGCGGGCACGGTCGGAGGAGACACCGGCCGACGCCGGGCCTGTCGTCTTCACCAGCGGCACCGACATGGCCAGTTCGCATCAACTGCCGGTCTGGGTGACCGGCGCGGGCGCCGACATCCTCAAGACGAACCCCGTCGTCGCCGTTGACCGTCGCGGACTCGGCACGTCCAGCGCGGTCGACTGCCGCGACCTGTACGACCGTCAGGAGATGCGCGATCAGGCGCAGTTCGAACCGGGCGACGATCCCGTGGCCAACCTGGGGGCCGTCACGCTGACGGCAACGACCTCGTGCACCGACATCATCGCGCCCGGCGACTCGGCCTACGACAGCGCGCACGCCGCCGAGGATCTGGAACGGCTGCGCAGCATCTGGGACGTCCCGGCACTGGCACTCGTCGGTGTCGGCAACGGCGCGCAGATCGCGATGGCCTACGCCGGCTCACACCCCGACAAGGTCTCGCGCCTGGTCCTGGACTCACCACTGCCCCCTGCCATCAGCGCCGAGGCCACGGCCGAACAGCGGGTGAAGGGACAGCAGGCCGCACTCGACGCCTTCGCGGCCCAATGCGCGGCCGTGAACTGCCCGTTGGGCCCCGACGCCAAAGCCGCGGTCGGCTCGCTCTTGTCGGCCGCGCGGAACGGCAACGGCCCGGGCGGGGCCTCGGTCGCGGCGCTGACCAACGCAATCGTTTTCGCGCTGGGCTTTCCCGACGGCGACCGCATCGCCTCCACCAACGCGCTGGCCCGGACGCTGGCCGAGGCGCGCTCGGGTGACGCCGGACCGCTGCTTGACCTGATCGGTCGCGCCGAGGCGCTTCGCGACACCGACGGGCAGTTCATCAACCGCTGCAGCGACTCGCTGAACCGGCCGACCCCGGACCGGGTCCGCGAACTCGTCGTCGCCTGGCCCAAGCTGTACCCGCAGTTCGGCGTCGTCGGCGCGCTCGATCTCGTGAAGTGCCTGAACTGGCCCAGCGGATCCGCACCGCAGGACCCCAAGAACCTCAAGATCGACGTGCTGCTGCTCGGGGTGCAGAACGACCCGATCGTGGGCTCGGAGGGCGTGGCCGCGACCGCGGCGACGATCATCAACGCCGGCGCCACCAGCAAACGCGTGATGTGGCAGGGCATCGGGCACGGTGCGAGCATCTACTCGACCTGCGCGGTGCCGCCACTGCTGTCCTACCTCGACAGCGGCAGGGCGCCGTCGACGGACACGTACTGCCCCGCCTGA
- the zapE gene encoding cell division protein ZapE yields the protein MLAPHLVDRHPTVSPERLIAQLVPPPTFTDVSFDSYRPDPAEPSQAAAVVACRDFCTNAVARRAGKKKMFGKREVLPGVGIYLDGGFGVGKTHLLASTYFTLAGADAGKAAFATFGELTQLAGVFGFTECIDLLADYVVVCIDEFELDDPGNTTLVSRMLSQLVERGVSIAATSNTLPEQLGEGRFAAQDFLREINTLSQIFTTVRIEGPDYRHRGLPPAPEPLTDDEVAERAGRVPGATLDEFDALCAHLATMHPSRYLTLIEDVEAVFITGVHALDDQNVALRLVSLTDRLYDAGIPVVASGEKLDTIFSEEMLAGGYRKKYLRATSRLLALTAAGMELG from the coding sequence ATGCTCGCCCCCCATCTCGTCGACCGGCATCCGACGGTGTCGCCAGAACGGTTGATCGCTCAGTTGGTTCCGCCGCCGACGTTCACCGACGTCAGCTTCGACAGCTACCGTCCTGATCCCGCCGAACCGAGTCAGGCGGCCGCCGTGGTGGCATGCCGGGACTTCTGCACCAACGCGGTCGCGCGCCGGGCCGGCAAGAAGAAGATGTTCGGCAAGCGCGAGGTGCTGCCCGGTGTCGGCATCTATCTCGACGGTGGGTTCGGCGTGGGCAAGACGCACCTGTTGGCGTCGACGTACTTCACGCTCGCGGGGGCCGACGCGGGGAAGGCGGCGTTCGCGACCTTCGGCGAGCTCACGCAGTTGGCGGGGGTGTTCGGGTTCACCGAGTGCATCGACCTGTTGGCCGACTACGTCGTGGTCTGCATCGACGAGTTCGAACTCGACGACCCCGGCAACACGACGCTGGTCTCGCGCATGCTGTCGCAGTTGGTGGAGCGCGGCGTGTCCATCGCGGCGACGTCGAACACGCTGCCCGAGCAGTTGGGCGAGGGCCGGTTCGCCGCCCAGGACTTCCTGCGCGAGATCAACACGCTGTCGCAGATCTTCACGACCGTGCGCATCGAGGGCCCCGACTACCGGCACCGTGGCCTGCCTCCCGCGCCTGAGCCCCTGACCGACGATGAGGTCGCCGAGCGTGCCGGTCGGGTCCCCGGTGCGACGTTGGACGAGTTCGACGCGCTGTGTGCGCATCTGGCGACCATGCACCCGTCGCGCTACCTGACGCTGATCGAGGATGTGGAGGCCGTGTTCATCACCGGTGTGCACGCCCTCGACGACCAGAACGTGGCACTGCGCCTGGTGTCGCTGACCGACCGCCTCTACGACGCGGGCATCCCGGTGGTGGCCTCGGGTGAGAAGCTGGACACCATCTTCAGCGAGGAGATGCTGGCCGGCGGTTACCGGAAGAAGTATCTGCGCGCGACCTCGCGGTTGTTGGCGTTGACCGCAGCCGGCATGGAATTGGGCTAG
- a CDS encoding pyrimidine reductase family protein, whose product MAEPDAGTQLTLLDGAGPVGEERLAQLYAYPPELTRCWVRSNFIASLDGGATAGGKSGDLGGPGDRALFTLMRGNADVVVVGAGTVRVENYGGVQLSVAARQARQARGQAEVPPIAVVSRSGQLDRDMKVFTHTEVPPLILTCGSALAATTTRLGDVATVIDCSNSDPDQVDLRFALAALAGRGLLRVLTEGGPLLHDTLIAAGLLDEICLSIAPALVGGAAHRIASGPDETRMPMRRAHLLADDSGFLYTRYVREA is encoded by the coding sequence ATGGCCGAACCCGACGCTGGGACGCAACTCACACTGCTCGACGGTGCCGGCCCGGTCGGAGAAGAGCGCCTGGCGCAGTTGTACGCCTACCCGCCGGAGCTGACCCGCTGCTGGGTCCGATCCAACTTCATCGCCAGCCTCGACGGGGGCGCGACGGCCGGCGGGAAGTCCGGGGACCTGGGTGGGCCCGGCGACCGCGCCCTGTTCACCCTGATGCGCGGGAACGCCGACGTGGTGGTCGTCGGCGCCGGAACCGTCCGCGTCGAGAACTACGGCGGCGTGCAGTTGTCCGTCGCCGCCCGCCAGGCCCGACAGGCGCGCGGGCAGGCCGAGGTCCCTCCGATCGCGGTCGTCTCGAGGTCGGGTCAGCTGGACCGCGACATGAAGGTGTTCACTCACACTGAGGTGCCGCCGCTGATCCTCACGTGCGGCTCCGCCCTGGCTGCCACCACCACACGGCTCGGGGACGTCGCGACCGTCATCGACTGCTCCAACTCCGACCCAGACCAGGTCGACCTGAGGTTCGCGCTGGCCGCGCTCGCCGGCCGCGGGCTGCTGCGTGTGCTGACCGAAGGCGGCCCCCTGCTGCACGACACGTTGATCGCGGCGGGCCTGCTTGATGAAATCTGCCTGTCCATCGCCCCGGCGCTGGTCGGTGGAGCTGCGCACCGCATCGCGAGCGGCCCAGACGAGACGCGGATGCCGATGCGCCGGGCCCACCTGCTTGCCGACGACTCCGGATTTCTGTACACGCGCTACGTGCGGGAAGCATGA
- a CDS encoding SRPBCC family protein has product MADRIEVTRTIAAPAADIFALLCDPQGHVAIDSSGMLQDAEGAPAAGVGDEFVVHMDRESLNDFPELGRYDVTVHITEFERDRLIAWTILGQIKPQIGHVYGYRLDPQADSTVVTSFYDWSQIGQTWRDAGIFPVISEGALRATLGVLDRTVRRGYPQASTRG; this is encoded by the coding sequence ATGGCCGACCGCATCGAAGTCACCCGCACGATCGCCGCACCCGCCGCCGACATCTTCGCGCTGCTGTGCGACCCCCAGGGCCATGTGGCCATCGACTCCTCCGGGATGCTGCAGGACGCCGAGGGTGCGCCCGCGGCAGGCGTCGGCGACGAGTTCGTGGTGCACATGGATCGCGAGTCCCTCAACGACTTCCCCGAACTCGGGCGCTACGACGTCACGGTGCACATCACCGAGTTCGAGCGTGACCGACTGATCGCGTGGACGATCCTGGGGCAGATCAAACCGCAGATCGGCCATGTCTACGGCTACCGCCTGGACCCGCAGGCCGATTCCACGGTGGTGACGTCCTTCTATGACTGGTCCCAGATCGGTCAGACCTGGCGCGACGCGGGCATCTTCCCGGTGATCTCCGAGGGTGCGCTGCGCGCGACGTTGGGCGTGCTCGATCGCACTGTGCGGCGCGGATACCCACAGGCGTCAACTCGAGGTTGA
- a CDS encoding Clp protease N-terminal domain-containing protein, protein MTAPSSLSQPVSLDALIRAIKSVHEDALDQLTDAMLAAEHLSEVADHLIGHFVDQARRSGASWTEIGKCMGVTKQAAQKRFAAKGEALDPNEGFQRFTPRARSAVVAAQTAAQAARSQEITTDHLILGLLTDPESLAVTLLTKERIDLDALRAAVESPPGPGEALELVPFSAAAKKALELTFREALRLGHNYIGTEHLVLALLECENDAATPGPLHRAGADKARFEADLISALSALTGTKPDDAS, encoded by the coding sequence ATGACCGCGCCCAGCTCCCTCAGCCAACCCGTCAGCCTCGACGCCCTGATTCGGGCCATCAAGTCGGTGCACGAGGACGCACTCGACCAGCTGACCGACGCCATGCTGGCCGCTGAACACCTCAGTGAGGTCGCCGACCACCTGATCGGTCACTTCGTCGACCAGGCGCGCCGTTCCGGTGCGTCCTGGACCGAGATCGGCAAGTGCATGGGCGTGACGAAGCAGGCCGCGCAGAAGCGCTTCGCCGCCAAGGGCGAGGCGCTGGACCCCAACGAGGGATTCCAGCGCTTCACACCAAGGGCCCGCAGTGCAGTCGTCGCCGCCCAGACCGCCGCGCAGGCCGCCCGCAGCCAGGAGATCACGACCGATCACCTGATCCTCGGTCTGCTGACCGACCCCGAAAGCCTTGCCGTCACGCTGTTGACCAAGGAGCGGATCGACCTCGACGCCCTGCGGGCCGCCGTCGAGTCGCCGCCCGGACCGGGCGAGGCCCTCGAACTGGTGCCCTTCAGCGCCGCCGCCAAGAAAGCCCTCGAACTGACCTTCCGCGAGGCGTTGCGCCTCGGCCACAACTACATCGGCACCGAGCACCTCGTGCTGGCCCTCCTCGAATGCGAGAACGACGCGGCGACGCCCGGTCCTCTGCATCGCGCCGGCGCCGACAAAGCACGGTTCGAGGCCGACCTGATCTCGGCGCTGTCGGCCCTGACAGGAACAAAACCAGACGATGCGTCGTAG
- a CDS encoding TIGR03618 family F420-dependent PPOX class oxidoreductase — protein MKLDHSARALIGDGANATLVTLNPDGSPQVSVVWVALESTPDGDELVSAHLAVYQKIRNIRRDPRVAVTIISDTAGPGMRPYLAITGTAHIVEGGAPELLTKLSAVLTPGSGFPPPGSPPGYLTRIRIEKVGGIGPWAA, from the coding sequence ATGAAACTCGATCACAGCGCCCGGGCCCTCATCGGCGACGGTGCCAACGCGACACTCGTGACCCTCAACCCCGACGGCAGCCCGCAGGTCAGTGTCGTCTGGGTGGCTCTGGAGTCCACGCCCGACGGCGACGAACTGGTCTCCGCTCATCTCGCCGTCTACCAGAAGATCCGCAACATCAGGCGAGACCCCCGGGTCGCGGTCACCATCATCTCTGACACCGCCGGCCCCGGAATGCGGCCTTACCTCGCGATCACCGGCACCGCCCATATCGTCGAAGGAGGGGCTCCCGAACTGCTGACGAAACTGTCGGCGGTCCTGACGCCCGGCAGCGGATTTCCCCCGCCGGGATCACCTCCCGGCTACCTGACCCGAATCCGCATCGAGAAGGTGGGCGGGATCGGCCCCTGGGCCGCCTAA